One window of Vespula pensylvanica isolate Volc-1 chromosome 15, ASM1446617v1, whole genome shotgun sequence genomic DNA carries:
- the LOC122634742 gene encoding uncharacterized protein LOC122634742, protein MSRVNKTVFISLLLLGAVCFQNVESTIDIFRIIEPTRRLYCQTNCVDLNNWNYIWNSLCLKLCPELVLFTTTSTIGQSTGTNISTSTPITMTTTSTTTGGASSLTTPSSAGTTMANMSTTMSTTSTKAA, encoded by the exons ATGTCGCGAGTTAATAAAACagtttttatatctcttcttcttctcggtGCAGTCTGTTTTCAG AACGTCGAatcaacgatcgatatttttaggATAATCGAACCGACCCGACGTTTATATTGTCAAACGAATTGCGTTGATCTTAACAATTGGAATTATATTTGGAACTCGTTATGTTTGAAATTATGTCCCGAATTAGTATTGTTCACGACTACCAGTACGATCGGACAATCGACGGGAACTAATATTTCAACATCCACCCCGATAACTATGACGACTACGTCCACTACGACCGGTGGTGCATCATCTTTGACTACTCCATCGAGTGCAGGAACGACAATGGCGAATATGTCGACGACTATGTCTACAACAAGTACGAAAGCTGCGTGA